In Candidatus Methylomirabilota bacterium, the genomic stretch CCGCCGGTACGACGCCGGCGCCGAGCATCCGCGCCACGCGATCCTCGGGACTCGCGCCGTCGCGCTCGTGCTCCGCTGGCGGTGTGGCGTGGCCGTGCGCGACATCGGGCCGTTCCGCGCGATCCGGCGGGATGCCCTGCTGGCCCTGGGTCTTCGGGATCGAAGCTCCGGCTGGCCCGTCGAGATGGTCGTGAAGGCGGCGCGGCACGGCCTCCGGATCGCCGAGGTCGAGGTGACGCAGCGGCCGCGCCTCGGCGGTCGCTCCAAGGTGGCCGGCACGCTCGGCGGGAGCCTCCGGGCGGGCTGGCGGTTCCTGCGAGTGGCCCTCCGCCAGAGCCGATGAGCCACGAGCGCGGCGCGGGGCCGGCGCGCCTGCCCGTGGCCGTCATGGCGAAGGTGCCGGTGGCGGGCGAGGTGAAGACGCGGCTCTGCCCACCATTGACGCCGACTCAGGCCGCCGGGCTCGCGCGCTGCTTCCTGCAGGACCGGATGGAGCAGATCGCCGGGATCGAGCTGGCCGAGCCCATCCTCGCCTTCACGCCCCCGGAGCGCGAGGCCGAGATCCGCGCACTGGTGGGGCCCGCGACCGGGGTACGGCTCGTGCCGCAGGTGGGCGGCGATCTCGGCGCGCGCCTCGACCGGCTGCTCACCGATCTTCTCGCCGCGCCGCCGGGGGCCGCCATCGCCGTCGACGCCGACAGCCCGACCTTGCCGACCGCGTTCGTGCGCGACGCGTGCCTGGCGCTGCTCGGCGACACGGCGGACGTCGTGGTGGGGCCCTGCGAGGACGGCGGTTACTACCTCATCGGTCTCCGGCGCCCGACCCCCGCCCTCTTCCGGGCCATCGCGTGGAGTACTCCCGCCGTGCTCGAGGAGACCGTCGCCCGCGCCCGTCAGCTCGGGCTCCGGCTCCGGCTCCTCCCCGCCTGGTTCGACGTCGACCGGGGCGAGGACCTGGCCCGGCTGCGGGCGCGCGCGCCGGTGGGCGCCGGCGCGCGTGTGGCGGCGCCGTTCGAGCCGCGGCGGACGCTCCGCTTTCTCGAGGCGGAGCGGCTGTGACTCCCGCGATCCTCACCGGGTGCGCCCTCGTCCTGGCCGCCGCGTTCGGCGCGCTCGCCTGGCTCGGGGACCTGTTCCACGCAGTCCATCCGTTCATCGTCCTGTTCGGGCTCGCCAGCCTGGCGTACGGGCTCGCCGTCGTCCGGGTGGTCCGCCGGCCG encodes the following:
- a CDS encoding TIGR04282 family arsenosugar biosynthesis glycosyltransferase gives rise to the protein MSHERGAGPARLPVAVMAKVPVAGEVKTRLCPPLTPTQAAGLARCFLQDRMEQIAGIELAEPILAFTPPEREAEIRALVGPATGVRLVPQVGGDLGARLDRLLTDLLAAPPGAAIAVDADSPTLPTAFVRDACLALLGDTADVVVGPCEDGGYYLIGLRRPTPALFRAIAWSTPAVLEETVARARQLGLRLRLLPAWFDVDRGEDLARLRARAPVGAGARVAAPFEPRRTLRFLEAERL